The window TGGAATCCCTGAATCTTTTGGAGTTCCGCTCGTTGATGAAAGTGATCAGGCTATCCCTTCGCTTTATGGCGATATATTTTTCAACCACCGGTTCCGGTTCCACCTTTGTCTTCTCTTCCTTTTTAACTGGTGCCGGTTTCTTTTCAGGGCTTACCACAACCGGTTGCACCGGGGTTTCAGGTTGTGTTGGGCTAGGTTCGTTTTCTGCTGGCTTTGTTGGTTCCTTCCTGGGTGTTGGTTTAACCCCAACAGGCCTTCTTGCCCTGCTGAATTGGTATTTACCGCTATCCAATAAAATATAGAGCCGGTAGTATTGGCTGTCATTTGGAGCCTTGGCATCTACAAATCCATTTTGGGGAACAGTGGGATCCGGAAGGGTAATAATGGTCTTGAATTGCCTGAGACTGTCGGGAGACCTTTGGATACTGATCTGGCGTACCTTATTTCCATAGGGATTGGTCCACCCGATGATCACCCTGTTTCCACTTCTTTTTTGCAGGGAGAATTCAGGAAGGCTGTCCTGTGCATGCATTACATGGCCAAGGGAAAGCAGGAACAATACCAATAGGATCGCTATTTTTTCAGGGAGGGTTAATGCCATCAGGGCAAATATAATACAGTAAGCTTGGTGAAAAAGATTTTCTCTTGTGCATTAAGGGGAAGTGGAAAGGATGATGTTCAAAAGATCAATTCACCCTTTAGCAATGACCTGTTGCCTTGCAGGCCACCACTATGGATGAGCAGGATATTGGAGCCTTTTGGGAAATAGCCCTTCCCTGCAAGATCAAGTATGCCATAGCATAATTTGGAAGTGTAAACGATATCTGTTGGCACGGATGTTTGTTGGTAAAAACCATTCATGAAGTCAAGTAGCGAAGACGGGTGTTTGGCATAACCGCCAAAATGGTAATCAAAAAAGATGCGCAACCGATCACTGTTGATCCTGCCATGCACCATCACTTCCTCGGTAAGATGATCTTCCCCTTTTAATGCGCTGATCCCAACCAGTTGCTGGAGGGGCAGCGACCTGCGCGCCAGTCCTGCCAGCATGGTCCCTGTCCCTACAGCTGCGGCAATATGGGAGAATTGCTCAAGGTTGCTGACAGCATCCAGGATGGTTGCGGCGCCCTGTATACCAGCTTCCCCATATCCCCCTTCCGGTATCAAGGTCCAGTCTGCGGCAGGGAATTCAGCAAAGAGGGGCTGTTGGGTTTTCAGTTGGTATTGTTCCCTGGAAACGAAGAGGAATTTCATGC is drawn from Flavihumibacter rivuli and contains these coding sequences:
- a CDS encoding 1-aminocyclopropane-1-carboxylate deaminase/D-cysteine desulfhydrase, which produces MKPEQSSFTPAIEPITIPLKGDTRINILRLDRFHPVVSGNKWFKLRYYLEEALQSGKKGLVTFGGAYSNHIVAAAFAAKENGLLSYGIIRGEEPRTLSPTLLEAEGYGMKFLFVSREQYQLKTQQPLFAEFPAADWTLIPEGGYGEAGIQGAATILDAVSNLEQFSHIAAAVGTGTMLAGLARRSLPLQQLVGISALKGEDHLTEEVMVHGRINSDRLRIFFDYHFGGYAKHPSSLLDFMNGFYQQTSVPTDIVYTSKLCYGILDLAGKGYFPKGSNILLIHSGGLQGNRSLLKGELIF